From Quercus lobata isolate SW786 chromosome 1, ValleyOak3.0 Primary Assembly, whole genome shotgun sequence, one genomic window encodes:
- the LOC115980481 gene encoding probable acyl-activating enzyme 1, peroxisomal translates to MEGLIRSSANYVPLSPISFLKRSALVYRDRTSVVYGDVRYTWKDTLERCTKLASALAQLGISRGDVVAALAPNIPAMYELHFGVPMVGAVLCTLNTRHDSAMVSVLLRHSEAKIIFVDYQFLHIAQGAIDILSKTRTKLPLLILIPESDQSSSNISNTISTSKNLEYESLLLTGRLDFEVRWPNDECDPISLNYTSGTTSSPKGVIYSHRGAYLNSLAVALFNEMSSMPVYLWCVPMFHCNGWCLTWAVAAQGGTNVCQRNVTARGIFENISQHKVTHLGGAPTVLNMIINAAASERRTLPGKVAVMTGAAPPPPHVLFKMEELGFIVTHSYGLTETYGPATVCTWKPEWNSLPRDTQAKLKARQGVHHLGLEEIDIKDPVTMKSVPPDAKTMGEVMFRGNIVMNGYLKNLKATQDAFNGGWFRSGDLGVKHSDGYIELKDRSKDIIISGGENISTIEVEAALSSHPAVLEAAVVGRPDDHWGETPCAFVKLKNGSNTSAEEIIKFCRDRLPHYMAPQTVVFEDDLPKTSTGKTQKFVLREKAKAMGSLPKKSISRL, encoded by the exons ATGGAGGGTCTAATCCGGAGCTCTGCAAATTACGTCCCTCTCTCTCCCATCAGTTTCTTGAAGAGATCAGCTTTGGTCTACAGGGACAGAACCTCTGTTGTGTACGGTGATGTTCGGTACACCTGGAAAGACACCCTTGAACGCTGTACTAAACTCGCTTCTGCTCTTGCCCAGCTCGGAATTTCTCGTGGAGATGTG GTTGCTGCATTGGCCCCAAATATTCCAGCAATGTATGAGCTACACTTTGGTGTTCCAATGGTAGGTGCAGTTCTTTGTACACTAAATACACGTCATGATTCGGCAATGGTATCAGTATTATTGAGACATTCAGaagccaaaataatttttgtagaCTACCAATTTCTTCATATTGCTCAAGGAGCGATTGATATTCTATCCAAGACGAGGACCAAGCTGCCCCTGCTAATCTTAATTCCAGAGTCTGATCAATCATCCTCCAACATTAGCAACACCATTTCCACATCAAAGAATCTGGAATATGAGAGTCTTTTACTAACCGGAAGACTTGATTTTGAGGTCAGGTGGCCAAATGATGAATGTGATCCAATCTCGCTAAATTACACTTCAGGTACCACATCAAGCCCAAAAGGTGTTATTTATAGCCATAGAGGTGCCTATCTCAATTCACTTGCAGTGGCACTTTTCAATGAGATGAGCTCAATGCCTGTATATTTATGGTGTGTTCCTATGTTTCACTGTAATGGGTGGTGTCTCACATGGGCTGTGGCTGCTCAGGGTGGCACAAATGTCTGCCAAAGGAATGTGACTGCAAGAGGAATTTTTGAGAATATTTCTCAGCACAAAGTGACCCACTTGGGTGGTGCACCCACAGTTCTGAACATGATAATAAATGCGGCAGCTAGTGAGCGGAGGACACTTCCAGGGAAGGTGGCAGTCATGACAGGTGCTGCACCTCCACCTCCACATGTGCTATTTAAGATGGAGGAACTAGGATTTATTGTTACCCACTCATATGGTCTGACAGAAACTTATGGTCCTGCAACAGTTTGCACTTGGAAACCTGAATGGAATTCTCTTCCTCGAGATACTCAGGCAAAGCTTAAGGCTCGTCAAGGGGTTCACCATCTCGGCCTTGAGGAAATTGACATTAAAGATCCTGTTACCATGAAGAGTGTACCCCCTGATGCAAAAACCATGGGTGAAGTTATGTTTAGAGGCAACATTGTGATGAATGGATACTTGAAAAATTTGAAAGCAACACAGGATGCATTTAATGGTGGATGGTTTCGGAGTGGGGACTTGGGAGTGAAACACTCTGATGGCTACATAGAACTAAAGGATCGTTCAAAGGACATTATCATTTCTGGGGGAGAAAATATTAGCACAATTGAGGTGGAAGCTGCACTTTCTAGTCATCCAGCAGTTCTTGAGGCAGCTGTTGTGGGAAGACCTGATGATCACTGGGGGGAGACTCCTTGTGCATTTGTGAAGTTGAAGAATGGGTCTAATACCAGTGCAGAGGAGATCATTAAGTTCTGTCGGGATAGATTGCCCCATTACATGGCTCCTCAAACTGTTGTTTTCGAGGATGATCTGCCAAAGACTTCAACTGGGAAGACACAGAAATTTGTTTTAAGGGAAAAGGCTAAGGCCATGGGAAGCCTTCCAAAGAAGAGCATCAGTAGACTgtaa
- the LOC115980490 gene encoding protein DCL homolog, chloroplastic-like, translating to MAAPLLFRAIPLLSLRLHHHRLAASIFAPTRRPWCSAAEPSRSEENLSSADNTTAARKARDSQSSMYHHRWDDAEYRKWKDKENEILSDIEPISSLTKEILHSNRYLDGERLTAEDEKAVVEKLLAYHPHSEDKIGCGLDSIMVDRHPQFKRSRCLFVVRTDGGWIDFSYQKCLRAYIRDKYPSHSERFIKEHFKRGSG from the exons ATGGCCGCACCTTTGCTTTTCAGAGCCATTCCACTTCTCAGCCTCCGGCTGCACCACCACCGCCTAGCCGCTTCTATTTTCGCGCCGACGCGGCGGCCATGGTGCAGCGCCGCCGAGCCGAGTCGGAGCGAAGAGAATTTATCCTCTGCGGACAACACCACCGCCGCGCGGAAAGCCAGGGATTCACAAAGTTCCATGTACCACCATCGGTGGGACGACGCTGAGTATCGCAAGTGGAAAGATAAAGAGAACGAGATTCTCAGTGATATCGAGCCCATCTCTTCTCTTACCAAAGAGATTCTTCACTCTAACAG GTATTTGGATGGGGAACGTCTAACAGCTGAAGACGAGAAAGCTGTGGTGGAGAAGCTTCTTGCTTATCATCCACATTCTGAAGATAAAATTGGATGTGGACTTGATTCTATTATG GTTGACCGGCATCCCCAATTTAAACGGTCAAGATGCCTCTTTGTCGTAAGAACTGATGGTGGATGGATAGACTTCTCATATCAAAAGTGTCTTCGAGCATACATTCGAGATAAGTACCCATCCCATTCGGAGAGGTTCATTAAGGAACATTTCAAGCGTGGTAGTGGTTAA